Proteins from a genomic interval of uncultured Methanocorpusculum sp.:
- a CDS encoding DUF308 domain-containing protein: MTSVILIEQELNPNAWKFQILKAVIFVLFGIFCLVFPFSSLNLGAYLVAFILLFVSIAALFSGFAAFGEPKSTWWMIVLGIIGIIIAAYSFLNPAFMITFGTICVGIIALLSGLTDIILAFGKGLSAGIRVLTFILGVITLIIGLIFLLKPGIGAELLILLVGIFLILGGVVALIEGIMFKKFMSEVTN, translated from the coding sequence ATGACAAGTGTAATTCTGATTGAGCAGGAGCTCAATCCAAATGCCTGGAAATTCCAGATCCTCAAAGCGGTCATTTTTGTTTTGTTTGGTATCTTCTGTCTGGTCTTTCCGTTCTCGTCTCTCAACCTGGGTGCCTATCTGGTAGCGTTCATCCTGTTGTTTGTATCGATCGCTGCATTGTTCTCCGGGTTTGCCGCATTCGGCGAGCCGAAGAGCACGTGGTGGATGATCGTGCTTGGTATCATCGGTATCATAATAGCCGCCTATTCCTTCCTGAATCCGGCGTTTATGATCACGTTCGGCACGATCTGTGTAGGAATCATCGCTCTTCTCTCGGGTCTGACCGATATCATCCTTGCATTCGGCAAGGGACTCTCCGCAGGTATCCGTGTTCTGACCTTCATTTTAGGAGTGATCACTCTTATTATCGGTCTGATCTTCCTCCTTAAGCCGGGAATCGGTGCCGAATTACTGATCCTCCTTGTGGGTATCTTCCTCATCCTCGGCGGCGTTGTCGCTTTGATCGAAGGAATCATGTTCAAAAAATTCATGTCCGAAGTGACGAACTGA
- the ppk1 gene encoding polyphosphate kinase 1, with protein MGKIQKSGKIPKSRYLKKSTRFPKESGRYFNRELSWLKFNERVLYEAENTDNPLLERVTFLGIVAGNLDEFFMVRVPAYQKGATYSADEFSEVIGSSTQLEMIYSRVIVLMRHMAQVWNRDLVPKLAAEGIFFIRYSECTDEEKKAFKQEFETEEFTILRGDRFSDIHHDEYLRGFAMLVQTNKGRAVIPVQRIIDERGRIVPVGVRKNTFIFREDILRKHIPSLFPDETVYAVMTVRLTRDSDLDLKGDDADDLISAIIDAPKTLAKRLPSRLETLDTMPFGYMAPLVDALSLVPELVYDMEAPLGLADLKDFPVKRPALKFPTYTASLPSGLSGKIFSAITRRDRFMFTPYNSFDGLIRFMNEAAEDPTVIKIQMTLYRLGSESPVIDALLATAKNKKDVTAVVELKASFDEETNFRWATKLKEGGVNVIMGYPGVKVHTKCCLVTRIENGQIVRYANISTGNYNAKTAKIYSDISIFTADEDICTDAAALFSMFSGSVPAPTYRRLIVSPHSMNAQLIAKIMREAEVSGKQGRIIMKMNTLTDREIINTLYAASEMGVQIDLAVRGVCMLRPGVPGLSETIRVISVVGRFLEHARFYYFENSGDPELYIGSPDMMPRNLHRRIEILCPILDKRIKKMFIQKLIPEFMYDSVKGHTLDAYGRYHPPERKPGNLSSQQKFIAMQKVWR; from the coding sequence ATGGGAAAGATACAGAAATCCGGGAAAATACCAAAAAGCAGGTATCTGAAAAAATCCACACGCTTTCCCAAAGAGTCTGGCAGGTATTTCAATAGAGAGTTATCCTGGCTTAAATTCAATGAAAGGGTCTTATACGAAGCGGAAAATACCGACAATCCTCTCCTTGAACGAGTAACATTTCTCGGGATCGTTGCCGGAAACCTGGACGAGTTTTTCATGGTCAGGGTGCCTGCCTACCAGAAAGGCGCTACCTACTCGGCCGATGAATTCAGCGAAGTGATCGGGAGCAGCACGCAGCTTGAGATGATCTATTCCCGTGTGATCGTTCTGATGCGTCATATGGCGCAGGTCTGGAACCGTGATCTTGTGCCAAAACTTGCCGCCGAGGGGATATTTTTCATCCGGTATTCGGAATGTACCGATGAAGAGAAGAAAGCCTTCAAACAGGAGTTCGAAACCGAGGAGTTCACCATTCTCCGCGGTGACCGGTTTTCCGATATTCATCACGACGAGTATCTTCGCGGGTTTGCCATGCTGGTTCAGACAAACAAGGGCAGGGCAGTTATCCCAGTTCAGCGGATCATCGACGAGAGGGGAAGGATCGTTCCGGTTGGCGTGCGAAAAAATACCTTCATCTTCCGGGAGGATATCCTGAGAAAACACATCCCGTCCCTCTTCCCGGACGAGACCGTATATGCCGTTATGACGGTTCGTCTGACGCGCGATTCCGATCTTGACCTCAAAGGCGATGATGCCGATGATCTGATCAGCGCAATCATCGACGCGCCCAAAACCCTGGCGAAAAGATTGCCGAGCAGACTTGAAACGCTCGATACGATGCCGTTTGGCTATATGGCCCCCCTGGTGGATGCCCTCTCGCTGGTTCCCGAACTGGTGTATGATATGGAAGCACCCCTTGGTCTCGCCGATCTGAAAGATTTCCCGGTGAAGCGTCCTGCCCTGAAGTTTCCAACCTATACGGCGTCTCTTCCCTCCGGTCTTTCGGGAAAAATATTTTCGGCGATCACCCGCAGGGACCGGTTCATGTTCACGCCGTACAACAGTTTCGACGGACTGATCCGTTTTATGAACGAGGCGGCGGAAGATCCCACCGTCATTAAGATCCAGATGACGTTGTATCGGCTGGGTTCAGAATCGCCGGTGATCGACGCTCTGCTTGCTACGGCAAAAAATAAAAAAGATGTCACCGCCGTTGTCGAACTGAAAGCAAGTTTTGATGAAGAGACCAACTTCAGGTGGGCGACAAAACTCAAAGAAGGCGGGGTCAACGTCATTATGGGATACCCGGGCGTCAAAGTCCATACAAAATGCTGTCTGGTGACCCGAATCGAAAACGGACAGATCGTCAGATATGCCAATATCTCGACGGGAAACTATAACGCCAAGACCGCAAAGATCTACTCGGATATCTCGATCTTTACCGCAGACGAAGATATCTGTACCGATGCCGCAGCATTGTTTTCGATGTTTTCCGGCTCTGTTCCTGCCCCGACGTATCGGCGTCTCATCGTCAGTCCCCACTCGATGAACGCGCAGCTTATCGCAAAAATCATGCGTGAAGCAGAGGTTTCCGGAAAACAAGGGAGGATCATCATGAAGATGAATACTCTCACCGACAGGGAGATCATCAACACCTTGTATGCCGCTTCGGAGATGGGAGTTCAAATCGATCTCGCGGTACGCGGGGTCTGTATGCTCAGACCCGGCGTTCCCGGTCTGTCCGAAACGATACGCGTCATCTCCGTTGTCGGCCGGTTTCTGGAACACGCCAGATTCTATTACTTTGAAAACAGCGGCGATCCGGAATTGTATATCGGCAGTCCCGATATGATGCCGAGAAACCTGCACCGGCGTATCGAGATCCTCTGCCCGATCCTCGACAAACGGATAAAAAAGATGTTCATACAAAAGCTCATCCCCGAGTTCATGTATGATTCGGTGAAGGGCCATACGCTCGACGCCTACGGCCGCTACCATCCGCCGGAGCGAAAACCCGGTAATCTGAGTTCCCAGCAGAAGTTTATCGCCATGCAGAAGGTATGGAGATAA
- a CDS encoding tRNA (N(6)-L-threonylcarbamoyladenosine(37)-C(2))-methylthiotransferase, which produces MDAETAESLKLLKNISLYTETYGCTYNAGDTEKLMEIARNQGCVPASSAEEADAILINTCVVIEKTEQYMYERLDLYAGKLLFVTGCLLPVATDVLRTRYPHIHIIDPALIHSCYMEVATAHSGTNAVLQIARGCNGHCTYCITRLARGKLVSFSAEDIVCQAKSIIEDGATEIQLTAQDTSSWGLDRNDGLRLPDLLRQLCGIPGNFMIRIGMANPDTLLPILDDFLDALKDPKIFLFLHIPVQSGSDSVLRLMGRRYTSAQYEEICQRAREAFPEIRISTDYIAGFSGETDEDAAKSAEQIRRTRPGKVNITRFSVRPNTPATKMKKIPEPIKKKRSRELTDAANEVYDANNEALIGHIMTAVVTEVVKAGSVTARDRTYQNIVIMENLEIGTGITVKITGHRRHYLIGERIMP; this is translated from the coding sequence ATGGACGCTGAAACCGCCGAGTCACTGAAGCTTCTCAAGAATATTTCCCTCTATACGGAAACCTACGGGTGTACCTATAATGCGGGAGATACCGAGAAACTGATGGAGATCGCCAGAAATCAGGGATGCGTGCCGGCATCGTCCGCAGAGGAGGCAGACGCAATACTCATTAATACCTGCGTGGTGATCGAAAAAACCGAGCAGTATATGTATGAACGTCTCGATCTGTATGCGGGCAAACTTCTGTTCGTCACCGGATGTCTGCTTCCGGTCGCCACAGACGTCCTCCGCACACGATACCCCCACATCCATATCATCGATCCTGCCCTTATCCACTCCTGCTATATGGAGGTCGCAACAGCCCATTCCGGAACAAATGCCGTCCTCCAGATCGCCAGGGGATGCAATGGGCACTGCACGTACTGCATTACTCGACTCGCAAGGGGAAAGCTGGTCAGTTTTTCAGCCGAAGACATCGTCTGCCAGGCAAAAAGCATCATTGAAGACGGAGCTACGGAAATCCAGCTGACCGCACAGGATACATCATCCTGGGGTCTTGACCGAAACGACGGACTGAGACTCCCGGACCTTTTACGGCAGCTCTGCGGGATTCCCGGTAATTTCATGATCAGAATAGGGATGGCAAATCCCGATACGCTTCTCCCGATCCTCGATGATTTCCTTGACGCACTCAAAGATCCGAAGATTTTTCTGTTTCTCCACATCCCGGTCCAGTCTGGGTCGGACTCGGTTCTCAGGCTGATGGGACGGCGCTATACCTCGGCGCAGTATGAAGAGATCTGCCAAAGGGCACGCGAAGCGTTCCCGGAGATCAGGATAAGTACCGATTATATCGCGGGATTTTCCGGAGAAACGGATGAGGACGCGGCAAAATCAGCAGAACAGATCAGGCGGACAAGACCCGGAAAGGTGAACATCACGCGTTTTTCCGTTCGCCCGAATACTCCGGCCACAAAGATGAAAAAAATCCCCGAACCAATCAAAAAGAAGAGGTCTCGGGAGCTTACCGATGCGGCAAATGAAGTATATGACGCCAACAACGAGGCACTGATCGGTCATATCATGACGGCAGTTGTGACTGAAGTGGTAAAAGCAGGAAGCGTTACGGCGCGGGACAGGACCTATCAGAACATCGTTATCATGGAAAATCTTGAGATCGGAACCGGGATAACGGTAAAAATCACCGGCCACCGCCGCCATTATCTGATCGGCGAACGGATCATGCCCTGA